GGAATGGGCGGCGCGTAGGCGCGGGCCAGTTGACGCTGGCCGTAGACCTTCCAGGCGTGGGTGTTGATGTCCTCGACGGGCACGATGCCTCCTCGGTGGGCGTGATGCGGATCAGGTGTGCGTGATGAGGTAGGCGGGGCCCTCGCCGCCCCGGGCTCGTTCGATGGCGTCGAGACGGGCGAAGGCGCGGGGCGCCATCAACTCCTGCCAGTCGGCCATGTCGTGCACGGCCCACATGTCGTGCTCGGCGGAATCGAGACGGATCCGGCGAAGCTGGTCTGCGGTCAGCCGGCCTCCGTCGAAGATGAGACCCACCTTGTTCAGCGGCATGTGGGGCCCGGCGTGCAGGAAGTGCGTCAGGAGCAGCCTCGGTGCCTCCAGGCCGAGTTCGAGGCCGGTCTCCTCGACCGCTTCACGCCGGGCGGTCTGGAGCGGATCTTCCCCTTGCGCGTCGAGGTTTCCGCCCGGGAACTGCCAGAGCCGCGAGCCGTAGACCGAGCGCAGCTGTACCGGCCGGTCGTGCTCGTCCCGGACGTACAGGCAGCCGTACACCGTGTGGTGGGGGACGGTCTGCGCGTACTGCGAGGGCATTATCGGCATGGGGCGGCCGGGCCGGGCAGGGCGGTGGTCGAACTCGAAGGCGAGGGGGCCGAGCGCCTCCTTGGCCGGCGGGTAGATGGCGCGGAGGTTGAGCAGGAGGTCCTCGCGCGCTCCGTCCGGGTCGATACGGGTGGCATCCTCCGCGCTGAGCAGAGCCTCGAACGAGGCGTACGGAGTGATCCGCTTCACGATGATGTCGAGTTCCCGGTCGCTGTCCCGGTCGTGGAAGACGACGGCGTCCCCCACCTCGACGGCCGCCTTCTCCGGCGTGGCGACGCGGACCTCGATTGTCTTGCGTCCCGACTCCACCTGCCCGTAGTAGCGGCCCATGAGGTGGAAGTGGTGCTGGCGCTGGGGCGCAGCTTCCTCCTCGTCGTGCGTGCTCGACGGCGTGCGGCGCCCTTCGGCGTTTCCGCGGTCCTCTTCGTCCTGCGTGGTGAACATCTGCGAAGGCACACCCTTCTCGGTAGCGGTTCTGGCGACGGCAGTGCAGCGCAGCCGCTGAGAGTGCCGCCAAGCCGGTCGTCCGGATGCAGACCCCGTCAGGACCAGCCCATGGGGACGTAGAAGGTGCCGTTGGAGATGGCCTCCAAGGCGACGCGCGTGTACTCGACGATGGGCTCGGGCAGCGCATCCAGCGGCCACCAGCACCACTCGGTGCAGCACTCGGGTTCGCGTACGACAGGCTCGCCCTCCCAGCGGGAGGGCGCGAAGAACAGCCCCATGCGCGGGACAGTGCTCCCGGGGTCGAGCAGGTCGAGGACGTGGACGAGTGACAAGTCGCTCTGCGGGATGCGGAGTCCGGTCTCTTCCTCCGCTTCCCGGACCATGCAGGTGACGGCGGATTCCATGTCTTCGCGGTGGCCGGCGGGAAGGTGCCAGGTCGAGGGGGCGAAGGCACTGTCCGGGTGGCGCTTGCCCAGAAGGACGGCTCCGTCACGGAGGAGGACGAGGTGGGCGCCGACGATGCTGCGGCTGCGGTGATCGCGCGGCTCGCGGACTTCCACCACAGGAAGCGTTGCGTCCTGGCGCCCACCGGGCTGGTCCGCGTTGTGGTGGGCGTGCAGGACCGCGGCGGCGCCGGGGTCCATGGTCATCTCGTCGATTTCCTCGATACGGGTCCAGCGAAGCTGGATGCCCTCGCGGAGTTCGATCTCGTGCGCGGGGGTGTTCAGCGTGCCGTGGTAGACGCGCACGCGGCCCTTGAAGGCCCCGCTGGCATCCAGCGTGTCCAGCGTGACGAAGCCGGTCAGGTCCGGGATGACCAGTCCGATCTCCTCATCGAGTTCCCGGGCGATGGCTTCGTCGCAGGTCTCGCCCATCTCGGTGTGTCCGCCGAGCAGGGCCCAGTGTCCCGGGCGCCAGATCGGTTTGTGCGCCGAGCGAAGGTGGAGCAGGTAGCGGCCCTCGTCGTCGGTAAGCAGGGCCGCGGTACCGGGAATCGTCGGCCAGTCGATCGCGACGAGGGTGTGCTTCTTGACGAACACGTGCGGAGCACCGGTCGCGGTCGTGGGGCTGTTGTCGTCCAGGGGGCGGATGGTGATGCGCGGGCAGAGGGCGGCGCGGTGGTTGCGCTGCCAGTGCTGGACCTGCTCGGCCATCTCCTTCGCGGCCAGGTGGCCGTGGGGACCGTAGCCGTGGACGACGAACTCGTACAGGCCGTTGCCGTCGTCTCCGTCGGAGATGCGCTTGGTGGCCAGCCGCGCGAGGGAGGCACCGCGGACGATCGCGGCGCCGGGCCAGTGCTTGGGCGGCGGGTTCAGGACCCCGTTGTCGCCGTCGGGGTCGACCGCAAGGCGGCAGAAGCCGGGCAGGGCGCCGGCCAGGTAGAGGGTGAGGCCGTCGAAGGGTTCCTGGCCGCCGACGGTGACGTGGGTGGTGTGCGCCACGGTCGGTTCGCGGGTGAGGGCGGGGGCGAGCTGGTCGACGGGCAGCGGGGCGCCGTCCTCCCAAGACAGGTGGACGCCGGTGCCGGGGACGCTGCGCCGGTTCGCGTTCCAGGCGCCGTCACCCTGCATGGCGACGAACCCGCAGACAATGAGCGGCTCGTCGCTGAGTAGTGCCCCGTCGCGCTTGGTGAAGCCGATCGCCCAGTGGTACCCGTGCAGGCGCAGCGGCGCGACGAGGCGTCCGCCGTCGGTGAGAGCGTCGATCCAGGGCAGGTCCCAGGTGTCGACGGTGACCAGGATGGCGTCGAAGCCGCCTTCCGGCACGATGCCGGCGGGCAGGTGCTCGGCGTCCGCGGTGACCACGTGGATCTAGGATCCGCGCGGCCATGAGCACTGCGTGCTGCAGGAACGCTGGAATCCACGCCAGGTGAGCAGCGCTGATGCCGACGCTCAGTGAGCAATCTTGATACTCCCACTCAACGAATCAACGACTGGCTGTAACCATCAACGGAACGACGACGTGAATCCTGCCCCGACGATGCCATGTCCATCGATGCGCTGAAGTACACCGCCGAGCACCGGACGGCCACGACGGAAGCCCTGCGGACTTGCGGCCTGGCGAGCGTCGCGTATCAACCGGTCGGCACCCTGACAGCCGCTGACTCGCTCAGCCAACCTGAGGCACCTCCTGCCGACAGATCTCCGTACGGCGTCGCGGCTGGTAGGCGCGACTCGGTCGAGTTCGGGATCGCGTCCCTCGTACGCCTTTGGGCACCCTGTGGCGATCAGGGCGTCCGCGCCCCACTCAGGCAGGTGTCTGGCCGAGTGGATCGCGGCGCCGACCCCCAGGGGCGCACATCGTCGCGCTGCAGCTGTGCTCCCGCGAGCATGACTGGGTAGTCCAGGCCGGCGGCGTGGATGACTTCCAGCTCTCCGACGTGCTCGGCGATCCCCACATGCTCGCGATCGGCTTCCAGCACGGACAGCGCTGGCACCCACAGGCGGGTCTCCGGCTATGTGCAGTGGCCTTCGCCAAGGGCCCCCGCGCGTATGGGCCGGCGGGCGCTGGTCCTGTCCGGTTCGCCAGCGCCCGTCCGACCCACCGACCGGTATCCACTCGTCATGGGGGCAGCGCAGGCAGCTTCCGGCGTTTTCGGCCGCCCAGGCCGTTCCGGCGCTTTTCACGGTCGCCCGCCAACAGGAGATATCCGCCAACGCTGAATCCTGCGAAGAAGAGGGCAAGGATCAAGCCAAACGGCTGACGGCTCCCGACCAGGAAGCCGGCCGCGCGAATGATCAGACTCAGCCCGAGTGCCATCGCGCCCCAACCAGCACGGGTGCCGTTGTGCCGACGGTGCTGCCGCCTGATGAACCACAAGCCCAAAGCCGCGCAGCCGAGACCGCCCACCCCCAGGATCACTGCATCGACCATGTTCACCTCCCGTGGGGAGCGTACAGATCGACAGCAGGTCACACGCGCCGCGTGAGAGGCACCTCCCACGCACCTCGGCGCGTTCGGCCTGGGCCTTGGCGTGGGCCAGTACGTAGGAGGTGCCGGTCAGAATGGCAGCGTGTGGCGGCAGCTCTGCGCCGAGGACCGACCTGACGGTCTGGTAACGGTTTCGGGGAGCCCGCGTGTAGATGGCAGGCACAAATATACGATCCGTCGAATGAACAAAGCGGTGAAGGTCGGCATCGCCGGTACGGGTACCGCGCTGCTCGTCCTCGGGGGATTCGGCGCGTACAACCTTGCACATGGGCTGTCCTCCGGGGGGACGGGCGGCGGTCATCCCGGGGCGGGGCGCAGCTTCGACCCGGCGGCGGTGTCGAGTTCACCGCCGTCGGATGCCAAGGCCGTCAAGCTGGCCCGGACATTCCTGGATGACTGGGCGCAGAAACACCTGGACGGTGCTGCGAGCGACACCGACGCGCCGCGCAGGCGCTGCAGGGGTACACGGACGGTCTGCACCTGAAGAAGCTATCGTTCGGCCAGGTGACCTCGGCCGGCCCGTCGGCGGTGACATCGGGCGCCACCAAGGTCACCTTCAGCGTCACTGCCCAGGTTGCGGGCGGCACCTGGACCTACCCGAGTGCGGTAGCGGTACTGCAGAGCACGGACGGCCAGCTGGCGGTGCACTGGAACAATCGGTGCTCTACCCGGCCTGGCGACGACCAGTCGCTGTCGGCGGGCAAGCTCCCCGCAGACGCCGTCCCAGCGAAGGTGGTCGCGAGCGACGGAAAGACGGACCTGTCCGGCTTCCTTTCGCTGCGGGAGATCACGGCGACGATCCGCAAGAACGCCACCCCCGAGGGCGGCAACACCGGCAGCGGCGTAGCCGTGGTCAATGCCGCCGGTGACGGTGCCAAGACGTTGCAGGTCTTCTCCAAGGGTCGGGCCGCGACGATCAGAACCACTATCGACGCGCGCCTCCAGGCCGTGGACGAGCGCGCGGTGAAGAGCACTCATCTTCAGGAGAAGCCTGCTGGGACGGTGGCACTCGACTGGCAGACCGGCCACCTCCTCGCGATCGCCGCCCCGTGTACGGACTCGCTGACGGCCAACAGCCAGACGTTCCACATCGACTCCGGGGTGCGAGCGAACGCCAATTCCTCGATCGCCCAGGCATTCACTGTGTCGTGCAACACCTCCTTCATCAAGGACGGTTTCCACCACCTCGTACATGACGGGGACGCCTCCGCGCTGCACGACGAGGCGGTTAATGTCTTCGGCATGGGCAGCTGGTCGATCGGTGGCAGGGTCGCCACCACCGACCCGAGCATCCCGGCAGACGTCCAGGGCGGCGACCAGGCGGCCCAGTTCATCAGCCAGGGCAAGGTCACGGCCACACCACTGTTCATGGCATCCGTGGCAGCGACCGTGCGAGACGGCGGCTTCAAGCAGCCGGTCATCCTGCCGGGCCAGCACCAGGACACCGCGCCCCGGCCGATCTCGTCCCGCACGGCCGGCTACCTGCAGTCGATGATGCGCAGCGTGGCCACCAGCGGCACCGCCGCCCCGCGCCTCGGCGGTCTCCCAGGGGTGGGCGCCAAGACAGGCACCGCGGAGGAGGGCGACCACACCAACGGCTGGCTGACCGCGTACGACTCCCGCATCGCCGTAGCGGCCCTGGTCGAAGGCGGCCGATCCGGCGTGGACTCCGCCGGATACGTCGTCCGGCAACTACTGACAGAGAACTGACCCGCCGTCTGGGGTGAATTTTACGTGGCGTCTCTGCCGGTTCCGGGCGGATGCATGCTGGCTGCAGGTGTTCGTGTGGGATGCGGGCGGCACCTACGGACTGGGCCCATGATCGAGACCGCCCCAGTGGTTTCGCTACTCCGCGCCTCCGTCCCCGTGTCGACAACCCGAGATGTGGCTGGCTGAACGACGCGGTCGAGCCCCCCGCTATCGCGCGGATCCGCTCCAGCGAGTGATCAGGAGCGCGTTCACCACAACCGCGGGTGCCCCCGCGACCATCAGATAGCTGGGCGGCAGCAGCGCCACAGCCGTCCACGCCACGAGCACGTCGAAGATAACCAGCGTCACGAGCAGGCCGCGGCCGCTTCGAAGGAGGCGCTTGACGATTTGCCCTGCAGTCACTTCACAGATCCCATGAGAGGTCACCCAGCGGCGCATACATCGCGTCGCACCGCCGGGGGGAGAGCGGAGGTGGCCATCCAACCTCCGCTCCCCGTTTCCTCGTAACTCCTCTACTGTTCGCCGTCGCCGTGGAGCGTGCCCGGCGCCGTTCGCCGCTCCAGGGCGGACAGCAGCCGTTGCCGGTCGGACAGGCAGACCAACAGCAGCGGCATTTCCATTCGCTGACCCTGGGTTCCTTCCAGCACGAGCAGACCGGCGTTTTTCGACCGTTCTGTGCTGCGGACGGTAACCGACACCGAGGCGAGTTCGGTCCAGAGGATCTGCGACGTACGTCCGCGGAGACGCACCGCAACACCCTCCTGCCCCAGCTTGATCTGCATCAGTCTGGTCAGCAGCGGTATCGCCAGCAGTGCGGCAGCCGGACCGCCCCACAACAACCGCCCTTGGACACCGTGGCTGAGAGCCACCCGTGGCAGCAGAAGCAGCAGTCCGGGTGCAACTAGCACCAGACTGAACCGGAGGGCAGGCCGGACGACAAGGTCCGGTTCACGGTGTTCTCTCAGTGACAACGGACCTTCCTCTCTCTGTCGCATGCTCACCCTCCGCAAATCTTCCTCAGATTGCTGATCAGCGGGTCGATGGGCGCGGACCGCATTCCTGGGAGCTTGCCTGTCGCCCAGGATGTACCGCCGAACGTCGCCACATCGACTCCAAGATAGAGCGAGGATTCGGCGCAGTCCCACCCGCACCACGAGCAACAGGCCAGGGCACCCCTGAACAGTTGCGTCGATCGTGACGGTTCACCGGCGCTTTACCGCAAGGCTTCGCGCAGCGCCTCACTGTCCCGGAGCACGCCAGAATCAACCGACTGGCGGATCGCCTCCATGAGGCGCCGTCTTTCGTCAGCACTGATGGCGGTGAGCGCAAACTTGGCCTCTGGCGCGTTGCGCTGCCGAAAGAGGACCACGTAACTTTGGCCTCGTTTCTGAATTCGGTCCACTTCCACAGCCTCAAGGTCCGCCGCTCGTAGTCTGCGGGTTGTCCAGCCTTTGCGGATGGTGATCTGACCGTCCTCGAGTGAGACCAGAAAGGCACGGGATAGCACGAATGGCACCGTCACCATTGCTGCCGCCAGAAGAACCCAAGCGATGCGCAACATCATGTCGTTTTCGACCATGGCGCGGAACAGGAGCAGCGCCATGAAGGGGAAGAGCGGAAGGAAAAGGAAACGGAAATCGGGCCGTGCGGACGCGTCCCGACATGATGGAGGCATGCTGATTCTCTTCCTTCTGTTGCTCGTCGTGTTGCCGCTGATACAGCTGCGACGACGGCGGCGCCCCGTACATGATGCTCCGGGGCGCCGCCTCGTCTCGGTCTACAAACCGCAGATCTTCCGGATATTGTTGACTGTCTGTTCCATCCGGACGGGCAGCAAGCCTCTGAACTTAGTGACCGCTCCCACGGTGCCACCAGCTGTTGCGGAACCCACCGTAATGGCCGTGGATTCCGTACAGTCCCAGCCGCTACCGTAGGCGCACTTGTCGTAGTTGAGGGCAACCTGCGTGGTCATCATCACGGCGTAGCTAGTCCAGAAGACCGCTGCCGCTACCGGGGCACACGCGCCCGATGTGAGCACAGTGCACACCGTTCCCGCCAGTGCCGCGACGCCCGTCACCGCGGTAGCAATGGCGTTGATGTGTGAGATGACAGCCGCGTGCTTGTGAATGAATCCGCCCAGGCTCCACAGACCAGTCGGGTCTATTAGATTGAGCGGATTGTTCGTGGTGTATCCGTATGCGCTGAGCGTTTGCTCCACTGCTGGGTCGACGGTGAGGAATTGTGCGGTGGTCGGGTCGTAGTAGCGGGCGCGGAGGTAGACGAGGCCGGTCTCCGTGTCGGTGTACTGGCCGGTGTACTGCATCGGAGTTGACGCGGTTCCGGTGTGGCCGAGGACCGCACCGTATGGGGTGTAGTCGTAGGTGCAGTCGACCGTCCCATTGCTGTTGGTCAGCGCCCGTGTGGATCCCAGTTGGTCGTGGAAGTACCAGTGGGTTCCGTCTGATGCGATCTGTTCGACGGGCAGATCGCCAGGTCCGTAGAGATAGTCGGTGGTTCCGTCGGAGAGCAGGTTGGGGATTTGTCCGACGTCCCATGTGAAGGATGACGTGGTGGCGCCGATGGTCTTGGAGGCGCGTAGGCCGGTGCCGTCGTAGGTGTAGGCGGCGTTGGTGGCCCCTGCGGTCACTGCGGTGAGCTGGTCGGCCTGGTTGTACGTGTAGCTGGTGGCGGTGCCGGCTTGGGTGCTCTTGGTGCGGTTGCCCTGGGCGTCGTAGGTGTAAGTGGTGGCCCCGGAGGGTGCGCTGGCGCAGGCCGGGTTGGTGGGCATGGTGCTGGTCGTGGACCAGCACAGCTGGTTGGCCGGATTGAAGGACTGACCGCTGTCGCCGACCTGGACGGCGTTGTCGGCCGCGTCGTAAGCGAACGATGTGGTGTTTGTTCCGGAAGTGGCCGATTCCAGCTGCTCGTTCGGCGTGTACTGGTAGGTCTGCGCGCTTCCGGGGACCCCGGTGGGGGTGTCCGTGCTGAGCTGTCCAGCGTTGTCGCGGGTGTAGGTCAGGGAGGCGAGGGTTCCCGATCCGCCGCTCAGGGTGTCGGAGGTGGCCTGTCCCGCGTCGTTGAATTCGGTGACCGCGGCTGTGCCGTTGGGGTACGTGGTCTTCTTCCACTGACCGTCGGCACTGTAGCCGAACGTTGTGGACTTGTTGTTCCAGTCCTTGACGCCGCTGAGCCGGTTGGCCTTGTCGAACGTCCGGGTGACGTTGTGTGTCGTACTGCCCGGGTAGCTGACGGAGGTTGCGTTCCCGGCGTCGTCGTAGCTGTAGCCGACTGTGCTATCGGCTCCGTTGGCCTGGGCGGTCAGTTCACCGAAGGTATTATAGCTCCAAGTGCTGGTGCCGGTGCCGTCTGTCATCGAGGTGCGCCGACCTGCGGCATCGTATTCGATGTTGGTGACATCGGGTGTGGCGCTGTCGGAGTAGTCGACCGTGGTGGCGTTGCCTGCGGGGTCGTAGGTGTAGGTGGTGGTGCGGTCTGAGGGGTCGGTGACCTTTGTGAGGTTGCCTGCGGCGTCGTATGCCGATGTGGTCGTGTGGTTCGAGGGGTCGGTCCTGGTGGTCTGGCGGCCCTGGGCGTCGTAGCCGTAGGTGGTGTCGGCGCCCGCACCGTCCGTGGTTTTCGCGACCGTGCCGTCTGCGTTGTAGGCGGTCTTCAGGACGCTGGCATCGGGCCGTGTGACGGTGGTGTTCTGGTCGGCGGCGTCGTAGCCGTAGGCGGTCTTCTTGTTGTTGCCGTCGGTGGTAGACGTCCTGTTGCCGTTGGCGTCGTAGGCCGCTTCGGTGGTGTGGCCGAGTGGGTCTGTGGTCGTGGTCCGGTTGCCCCATCCGTCGTACCCGTATGTGGTGCAACCCCTGGCCGGCGGCTTGCAGGTGGTTGTGATGCCCGCTGCGGTGCCTGCCGGGGAGACCGTGGACGTCAGCAGACCGCGGTCGGTGTCGTAGCCGTACTGGGTCTTGTCGCCCTCCGCGTCGGTGGTGCTGGTGACGTCGCCTGCCGTGTCGTACGCGGTCTTGCTGGTGTTATCCCGCGGGTCGACGCTACGGGTGGCGTCTCCCGGGTGGGCGGTGTCGTCGTAGTAGACGCTGGTGGTACGGGTCGACGCGCTGCCGTCCGCAGGCTGCTGGGTGGTGCTGGTCAGCAGTCCGAACCCGGTTCCGGAAGCAGCGATATGCCCACTCTCGTCGTAGGCGTAGTCGGTACGCAGGCCGGACGGGTCGATGGTGGTGATCAGGTTGTCTTTGTCGTCGTAGACATGGCTGGTGGTGAAGCCGCGGGCGTCTCCGGCGGAGATCTGATTGCCGTGGTCGTCGTAGGCGTAGGTCTGCAGATTGCCGTCGGGGTCACTGACGGAGGTGACGCCGAGGCTGATCGGGTCGTAGGTGTACGTCCACGTTCCGGCTTCGGTTGTTCCGTAGCCACGAGTTTCCGACTGCAGCATGCCGTCGGCATAGGTGTAGAGGATCTTGTGGTCGGCCGGGTCGGTGACCAGGGTCTGCCCCGCGGTGAGGCCCGTATCGAGGTTGGGGCCGAAGGCGAAACCGGTGGTCTTCCCCGTCGGATCGGTCTGCGTGACCACCCGCTCCGCGGTGTCGTACGTCATCGACGTGACCGGTGCCGGCGTGGCGGTGCTGCCGTACTGGACCGGCTTGCGCATCGCCTTCATCAGGTGCGCGGCCGTGTACGTGTACTGGGCGTGGTCGTCGTCCTTGAGGCTTGGCGTGCGGGTGGTGCCCACGCCATAGACGTCGGTGAGATTGTCGCTGGCGTCGTAGCCGTAGGTGACCTTGCGGCCTGCCGAGTCCGTCAGGGCGGTGATGTGGCTCCCGGTCCAGGCCAGTGTGTAGACGCGGCCGCCCGGGTCAGTGATCGTGTGCAGGTGGCCGTCGGTGTCGTAGGCCAGTTTCGTGGCGTACGACGGGCTGGCCTTGCTGCCGACCAGATCGGTCTCTTCGGTCAGATGTCCGCTTACGCTGTCGAAGGTGAAGATCTCCTTCGACTTGCGGGTGAAGATGTAGTTCGAGCCGGACTTGGTCAACGTCGCGTCATAGCGCGGGGCACTGGGTGTATAGACCCCTGAGGAGTTGGTGAAGGTGACCTGGGAGCCGTCCTCCTGCTTGACGGTGACATCCCCGCTGGCCGAGTCGGTGCTGGTGCTCAGGTTGTAGGAGTACGTCCACCCCCAGCCGAACGGGCCGTTCTCGGCGAGCGCGGCGTTCGGGCCGTCGGGGCTGGCCATCGCCGATGCGTAGCTGCGGGTGAAGTCCAGCGGCATGCCGCGGCCGGGCGTCGACAGGTCAGTGAAGGTGTCACCGAAGTAGCCGGTGCTCGTGTCGACCGGGTCGCCCGCGGTGCGCCGCACGCAACCACACTGCACCCAGGACGGATTGCTGCCCTTGGGGGCGTCCTTCACACCGGGCGGGCCGCCGATCGGCTTCCCCGGGGTGCCGCCCTCCGGGATGAACGCTGCCGCGTCGTAAGCGACGTCGTAGTCCGCGTAGTTGATGTTCCCGGAACCGGTGATCTCACTCTTGTTGGTGAGTTTGATCGTGGCGCCGTCCTCCATCGCGAAGGTGCCGATGGTGACCCATTCCTCGGTGCCCCAGTTCTGGTTCACCCGGATCTTCCACGGGCTCGCCCCGCCGCCCGG
This sequence is a window from Streptomyces sp. NBC_01217. Protein-coding genes within it:
- a CDS encoding penicillin-binding transpeptidase domain-containing protein; this encodes MTSAGPSAVTSGATKVTFSVTAQVAGGTWTYPSAVAVLQSTDGQLAVHWNNRCSTRPGDDQSLSAGKLPADAVPAKVVASDGKTDLSGFLSLREITATIRKNATPEGGNTGSGVAVVNAAGDGAKTLQVFSKGRAATIRTTIDARLQAVDERAVKSTHLQEKPAGTVALDWQTGHLLAIAAPCTDSLTANSQTFHIDSGVRANANSSIAQAFTVSCNTSFIKDGFHHLVHDGDASALHDEAVNVFGMGSWSIGGRVATTDPSIPADVQGGDQAAQFISQGKVTATPLFMASVAATVRDGGFKQPVILPGQHQDTAPRPISSRTAGYLQSMMRSVATSGTAAPRLGGLPGVGAKTGTAEEGDHTNGWLTAYDSRIAVAALVEGGRSGVDSAGYVVRQLLTEN
- a CDS encoding NUDIX domain-containing protein; amino-acid sequence: MPSQMFTTQDEEDRGNAEGRRTPSSTHDEEEAAPQRQHHFHLMGRYYGQVESGRKTIEVRVATPEKAAVEVGDAVVFHDRDSDRELDIIVKRITPYASFEALLSAEDATRIDPDGAREDLLLNLRAIYPPAKEALGPLAFEFDHRPARPGRPMPIMPSQYAQTVPHHTVYGCLYVRDEHDRPVQLRSVYGSRLWQFPGGNLDAQGEDPLQTARREAVEETGLELGLEAPRLLLTHFLHAGPHMPLNKVGLIFDGGRLTADQLRRIRLDSAEHDMWAVHDMADWQELMAPRAFARLDAIERARGGEGPAYLITHT
- a CDS encoding NUDIX domain-containing protein yields the protein MVTADAEHLPAGIVPEGGFDAILVTVDTWDLPWIDALTDGGRLVAPLRLHGYHWAIGFTKRDGALLSDEPLIVCGFVAMQGDGAWNANRRSVPGTGVHLSWEDGAPLPVDQLAPALTREPTVAHTTHVTVGGQEPFDGLTLYLAGALPGFCRLAVDPDGDNGVLNPPPKHWPGAAIVRGASLARLATKRISDGDDGNGLYEFVVHGYGPHGHLAAKEMAEQVQHWQRNHRAALCPRITIRPLDDNSPTTATGAPHVFVKKHTLVAIDWPTIPGTAALLTDDEGRYLLHLRSAHKPIWRPGHWALLGGHTEMGETCDEAIARELDEEIGLVIPDLTGFVTLDTLDASGAFKGRVRVYHGTLNTPAHEIELREGIQLRWTRIEEIDEMTMDPGAAAVLHAHHNADQPGGRQDATLPVVEVREPRDHRSRSIVGAHLVLLRDGAVLLGKRHPDSAFAPSTWHLPAGHREDMESAVTCMVREAEEETGLRIPQSDLSLVHVLDLLDPGSTVPRMGLFFAPSRWEGEPVVREPECCTEWCWWPLDALPEPIVEYTRVALEAISNGTFYVPMGWS
- a CDS encoding RHS repeat-associated core domain-containing protein, yielding MSPAAAADKPAAAPSKPVSFSSSPEDAAGPAADVMVNGWGDGSGYHLGLATGAGGYTWRELAVLRPAGIDDSSWTGYQCVSGDGKYAAVAILPASSVNLAAARDHGAFAYTVDLRSGVVKSVATGVALKYHSPGCGTGDSAEFTINPGDNQRRTQVLTVDMLKGKIEHSVTVDGQVTSVVPTEQGPVGVLGGSLVRLPRKGSATGRPVEVAKTGGLAYDLRPEAGGGVDFAVQLAAGKSSLIMRERSGKLTKLGEGKHSDLQLLQGRAGHAIAVGASKTVAKSGLRKVSTHGLPNGATGVSLDGGAVMGLGAKTDQSAPLILASRSGKLLKRTAAGSSKRPSTSLPAPAPKAPGATSVAKSAYVTGSASQAASPGIQPASLRTATADTTAAAPATLTAASSTTPKCAVGRNEENRQVMQPGTAQVSWAAQMAEQGLLTGSAYQRPSNYANLGLVAYSPNGDFAKVALKHPAGDSWDSVPRSVYQAIVAQESNYSQASWHALPGIPGNPLIADYYGAGGLITKMDYAKADCGYGLGQVTTGMANGDTSYSAHGQWKIATDYQENMAAGLQILERTWNQLYDAGITVNGGDPKYLENWYFAAWAYNSGIQPTAAFGNTTGCTPGPDCTGADGTWGLGWANNPRNPDYPPTRAPYLRDSYADASHPASWPYQERIMGWIGQPILRFNEPAYAKPDYHGGKTWLQIPPVDAFCTSDNLCDPTGAQNSDYCSLSDYECWWHQPVTFISDCSTTCATSSYTAGAGSSEPAVVKPHPHPPSCSLDTTHVHDEGHGSPIIVDESQSQPPLNLVGCGSSNWSQGGTFTYSPGTNSAGDPIGSLDTHQLGVGFGGHILFTHTEDGSNPAEIDTGTWAPSLPKLQYYKIKLHFPSTAASATNVVYTINPGGGASPWKIRVNQNWGTEEWVTIGTFAMEDGATIKLTNKSEITGSGNINYADYDVAYDAAAFIPEGGTPGKPIGGPPGVKDAPKGSNPSWVQCGCVRRTAGDPVDTSTGYFGDTFTDLSTPGRGMPLDFTRSYASAMASPDGPNAALAENGPFGWGWTYSYNLSTSTDSASGDVTVKQEDGSQVTFTNSSGVYTPSAPRYDATLTKSGSNYIFTRKSKEIFTFDSVSGHLTEETDLVGSKASPSYATKLAYDTDGHLHTITDPGGRVYTLAWTGSHITALTDSAGRKVTYGYDASDNLTDVYGVGTTRTPSLKDDDHAQYTYTAAHLMKAMRKPVQYGSTATPAPVTSMTYDTAERVVTQTDPTGKTTGFAFGPNLDTGLTAGQTLVTDPADHKILYTYADGMLQSETRGYGTTEAGTWTYTYDPISLGVTSVSDPDGNLQTYAYDDHGNQISAGDARGFTTSHVYDDKDNLITTIDPSGLRTDYAYDESGHIAASGTGFGLLTSTTQQPADGSASTRTTSVYYDDTAHPGDATRSVDPRDNTSKTAYDTAGDVTSTTDAEGDKTQYGYDTDRGLLTSTVSPAGTAAGITTTCKPPARGCTTYGYDGWGNRTTTTDPLGHTTEAAYDANGNRTSTTDGNNKKTAYGYDAADQNTTVTRPDASVLKTAYNADGTVAKTTDGAGADTTYGYDAQGRQTTRTDPSNHTTTSAYDAAGNLTKVTDPSDRTTTYTYDPAGNATTVDYSDSATPDVTNIEYDAAGRRTSMTDGTGTSTWSYNTFGELTAQANGADSTVGYSYDDAGNATSVSYPGSTTHNVTRTFDKANRLSGVKDWNNKSTTFGYSADGQWKKTTYPNGTAAVTEFNDAGQATSDTLSGGSGTLASLTYTRDNAGQLSTDTPTGVPGSAQTYQYTPNEQLESATSGTNTTSFAYDAADNAVQVGDSGQSFNPANQLCWSTTSTMPTNPACASAPSGATTYTYDAQGNRTKSTQAGTATSYTYNQADQLTAVTAGATNAAYTYDGTGLRASKTIGATTSSFTWDVGQIPNLLSDGTTDYLYGPGDLPVEQIASDGTHWYFHDQLGSTRALTNSNGTVDCTYDYTPYGAVLGHTGTASTPMQYTGQYTDTETGLVYLRARYYDPTTAQFLTVDPAVEQTLSAYGYTTNNPLNLIDPTGLWSLGGFIHKHAAVISHINAIATAVTGVAALAGTVCTVLTSGACAPVAAAVFWTSYAVMMTTQVALNYDKCAYGSGWDCTESTAITVGSATAGGTVGAVTKFRGLLPVRMEQTVNNIRKICGL